A stretch of the Candidatus Saccharimonadales bacterium genome encodes the following:
- a CDS encoding FAD-dependent oxidoreductase produces MTETTSATTTEIPTHEVIIIGAGPAALTAAIYTTREDIETLLFERGVIGGLAAVTDMIDNYPGFQTGIEGLKLATNLQEQAERFGAVIELGEVTRIVNEGTYKRLETTSGDMRARAVLIATGSDYKKIDVPGELEYYARGVHYCATCDGAFYRDKRLVVVGGGNSAVQEAIFLTRFASHIDLLVRSTIKASDVLKKDLQQYVDAGKITVHLGTKTEEIAGEDNKVTKVVGSDEAGATVEFPTDGVFVFVGLSPNSQFLQKSEVKLDEIGFILTDQHMQTQMPGVFAAGDIRSGATMQIASAAGEGATAALKLREYLESQPHPVQN; encoded by the coding sequence ATGACAGAAACAACCAGTGCAACGACAACTGAAATACCAACCCACGAAGTCATTATTATTGGCGCCGGGCCAGCGGCCTTGACGGCAGCGATCTATACCACGCGCGAAGATATTGAAACGCTGCTTTTTGAGCGTGGGGTTATCGGTGGGCTGGCTGCTGTAACTGACATGATTGATAACTATCCTGGCTTCCAAACGGGTATCGAAGGGCTGAAACTGGCAACCAACCTGCAAGAACAGGCTGAACGCTTCGGTGCTGTCATTGAACTTGGTGAAGTAACGCGGATCGTTAACGAGGGTACCTACAAGCGTCTAGAAACAACCAGCGGTGACATGCGTGCGCGAGCGGTGCTAATCGCTACCGGTAGTGATTATAAGAAAATCGACGTACCCGGCGAACTGGAATATTATGCGCGCGGCGTCCATTACTGTGCTACCTGTGACGGTGCCTTTTATAGGGATAAGCGCTTGGTCGTTGTCGGCGGCGGTAATTCAGCGGTACAAGAAGCTATTTTTCTAACTCGCTTTGCATCACACATTGACCTGCTGGTTCGCTCGACTATCAAAGCCAGCGATGTATTGAAGAAAGATTTGCAGCAATACGTTGACGCCGGCAAAATTACGGTACATCTCGGTACTAAAACAGAAGAGATTGCTGGTGAAGATAATAAAGTTACAAAAGTGGTGGGTAGTGACGAAGCTGGCGCTACAGTAGAGTTTCCGACCGATGGCGTATTTGTTTTTGTCGGCTTGTCACCAAACTCACAGTTCCTGCAGAAATCAGAAGTCAAGCTCGATGAAATTGGCTTCATTCTGACTGATCAGCATATGCAGACGCAGATGCCAGGTGTGTTTGCAGCCGGAGACATACGCAGCGGTGCGACTATGCAAATTGCATCGGCAGCCGGTGAAGGCGCCACGGCAGCGCTCAAACTCCGCGAATACCTAGAATCCCAGCCACACCCAGTGCAGAACTAA
- a CDS encoding glutaredoxin family protein — MAKNITIFTTNTCAYCVMVKKWLAAKGHAYEEVNIDQYPDRQAEALELSGALTVPVTVVTKDDNSREVIVGFNLAKLAPAVA, encoded by the coding sequence ATGGCTAAAAATATTACAATCTTTACGACTAACACCTGCGCCTACTGTGTCATGGTCAAAAAATGGCTCGCTGCAAAGGGACACGCATACGAGGAAGTCAATATTGATCAATACCCTGACCGCCAGGCTGAGGCGCTTGAGCTGAGCGGTGCGCTGACAGTTCCAGTAACTGTTGTAACGAAAGACGATAACTCCCGCGAGGTTATAGTCGGATTCAACCTTGCCAAATTGGCTCCGGCTGTCGCTTAA
- a CDS encoding FKBP-type peptidyl-prolyl cis-trans isomerase codes for MDNFTPIDHVAELTKIDIREGSGDEVQPGATITAHYTGAVAATGVVFQSSKEFGRPISFGLHQVIKGWTDGVPGMKVGGVRRLLIPAAQAYGSTPPPGSGIPADADLVFDIELVQIDA; via the coding sequence ATGGATAATTTCACCCCCATCGATCACGTAGCTGAACTCACAAAAATTGATATACGCGAAGGTTCCGGCGATGAAGTACAGCCAGGCGCAACCATCACGGCTCACTACACCGGTGCCGTTGCTGCAACCGGAGTTGTTTTTCAAAGCTCCAAAGAGTTTGGTCGTCCAATATCATTCGGGCTGCATCAAGTTATCAAGGGCTGGACTGACGGCGTCCCAGGTATGAAAGTCGGCGGTGTACGCCGTCTGCTGATACCGGCAGCTCAGGCATACGGCTCGACGCCTCCTCCCGGCTCAGGTATACCGGCTGATGCTGATCTCGTGTTCGATATAGAGCTGGTACAAATCGACGCGTAA
- a CDS encoding FKBP-type peptidyl-prolyl cis-trans isomerase gives MADFKEVRDRAFALSGAILFFVTSIALTVVVIAQIIQENNQKKQTANTAVTDQKPQAGKLQGTKLAGFTPVASVTEIQSTDLTPGTGAEITSVDNTITADYTGALAKDGTIFESSLDAGQPFTRKLSEVIPGWQTGMIGMKEGGKRRLVIPAAQAYGEQATGSIPANSDLVFDITLQKVAQ, from the coding sequence GTGGCTGATTTTAAGGAAGTACGGGACCGGGCATTTGCGCTCAGTGGTGCCATATTATTTTTTGTAACATCGATAGCGCTGACGGTTGTTGTCATCGCACAGATCATACAAGAGAATAATCAAAAGAAACAGACGGCTAATACGGCAGTAACAGATCAGAAGCCTCAAGCAGGCAAGCTACAAGGTACGAAACTTGCCGGATTTACGCCAGTAGCGTCAGTAACTGAAATCCAATCAACGGACCTCACGCCAGGAACGGGTGCTGAAATCACTTCCGTTGACAATACTATCACTGCTGATTATACCGGCGCCCTCGCCAAGGACGGTACTATTTTTGAGAGTTCACTCGATGCAGGCCAGCCGTTTACGAGGAAGCTCAGTGAAGTGATACCAGGCTGGCAAACCGGCATGATTGGTATGAAAGAAGGTGGCAAGCGCCGTTTGGTCATTCCAGCTGCTCAGGCGTACGGTGAGCAGGCAACCGGAAGTATTCCAGCCAATTCTGACCTGGTGTTTGATATTACGCTACAAAAGGTAGCCCAGTAA